The DNA segment GAACCTGCATAATGTACCATATAGACCATGTGATGCAGCTAGCTACAGCAAGAAGAGAGCCCTTCAACCAGTTCTCTTGAATAACTGCTGTGCTTCCTCTTATGTGAATGAGTGCATGCCCTATATTTTTCAGGGCAGGTCCCTTGTACAATGTCATGGTCATGACGCCTGCCAGAGACACGCAAGTTCCTAGAACCTTCGCGAACCCTCGAGTACTGTGAATATTTACAACCTCCATCCTACGACGAAAAACATAAGTCCGAGTCTCCAACTCAGAGGTTCTGGGCAGGTAATTTTTGcgaaattattttgttttcgAAGTATTTAATTCAGTATTTTATATGGTTTACCTGAGTATTACTGCTAGAATAAATGTCAATGAAGCTATAGTATTGACCATGCATGCAAGCAATGTTGGAGATGTGTACTTCAGGCTTGTGAAATACATGTTCAATGTCAAGCTCACCCTGCAACAAATTGAAGGTCATTGAAAATCCTGCTGTTTCTAGTTTTTTACATCTATAAATGTAACTTCTATCTCGACTTACCCGAGGAGGGAGAGAACGAAAATCTCTAGGAATAGAGCAAACGTTAGCTTTGGCCGTGCTTCTCTGCATTTAGTCCAAACAAAACTTATTGCATGTCTCAATCTTGCTTCCCTTGCATATTATTAATGAGCTAATAGTAACATAAGTCCCTCAGTTGAACTAACATTTTTCGGTATAGACATGGTTTTGTGTAGAAAAGTGCATGCTTATACACATTGGCATGTATGTAAGTGTGAAATATTACTCTAATTCTCGAGATGATACACTTGTACGTATATCTTGATTTACCTttccataaaataggcaaaaggCAGAATCGCTGCACCCGCAACTATATGTCGATAGGTAACATAAACAAAGGGATTCATTCCATGGTTGAAGGATGCTTCGGTTATGATATACATGAATGTATACGCGATCTGTGCCGAAACCATAAGAATGTGAGGCTTGAAATGCCCACATGTTCTAAATCGAACCTCCTTCATTTTCATCGTCTCTGTGCTAATTTTATTGTTATTCAAGCTGCATTTCTTGCCATATCTCCATGCGCGAATCTCTTTATATGCGTGTGGAGAGAGGGAGAGACCAAAATCGAATAGAGAGTTCGATTCTTCATCCATGTTGTGGTATCATGTTCTTGGTTATATTCCATGCAATAGATCCCAGTGTTATATGCAAGCTGATGTAATTTACTTGCCAACTTTAGTAGAAAAGGATGTCAATAACACTTGACATGTTCCAATATGCCTTTCCTGTCACAATTTAATTCTACTTGGCAGAAATCTGGAACCATATCTGAGAATATAATGTGCTGATATCAGCTAAACCTGAGGAAAttacctttttctttttttttttttttttttaatacctACATCAAAGGGATCGATCTATCTATACTATTTGTATTAAAGTTAAGCCACACTTTTACTAATTATATCTTTGTGGCGAATCTTTTTTATAATTCCCGGATCATCATCTAACTATTAATTATTCAACTATATATACCACATTTTTATTTACATTTTACTTTTCTCACACcatttcaatttcaaaaattaataagtttcattttgattttttttaaaaaaaatacttcattatttaatttttgagggATGCACGTACAGACCATGTGTgttttattagtttttttttaaaaaaaaactatttcattctccttttttttaaagaacTATTTCACtctttaattttttaagaaCACACACAGTGCATTTGCCACGATATATCCACTAGTATTAATTAATGAAAGAATATATCCTCTGTACAACGATTTCACCGATCAAAGTCTATTAGATGATCGACCCAATCAATcattgatataatataatacttaattttagaattttatctttttctatgtattacaataaattgaataaaaaatttatgtaacAAATGTTGTAATTTCTTGTTACAAGTATTTTCATGACGATGATTTTGCTTGATCAAttataataatcaaaatatgtGATTAAAGTGTTATAATATTGTCATATTTTATTGTCACTAGTAAAATGATGCACACGCATCGTGTGTGCACTGTAACAATCAACATGATTTTATGAgagaatttatattttagatgAGAGAAGTTATATTTAGTGGGGGAGTGGATAATTAGCCtattgtgaaaaaaaaattgagaaaaagGGGTAAAACGGGAAAGAAAAAATGGCATCCTCAATAAACGGTTTTTCTAGGATgctcaactattataaaatagtagagatataaatagataacattataatttaattttgtaCCTTTCTTATATTCATTTATTTCTTCTTACTCGTCTAGCTTGATCAAGAAAAAATTATATAGAGATCACAACACAGGATCCCTTCTTCAGATAAC comes from the Henckelia pumila isolate YLH828 chromosome 1, ASM3356847v2, whole genome shotgun sequence genome and includes:
- the LOC140876276 gene encoding WAT1-related protein At4g08300-like, which gives rise to MVSAQIAYTFMYIITEASFNHGMNPFVYVTYRHIVAGAAILPFAYFMEREARPKLTFALFLEIFVLSLLGVSLTLNMYFTSLKYTSPTLLACMVNTIASLTFILAVILRMEVVNIHSTRGFAKVLGTCVSLAGVMTMTLYKGPALKNIGHALIHIRGSTAVIQENWLKGSLLAVASCITWSIWYIMQAYTLNRYPAQLSLTTWMNFVGAAQSAVFTIIVQHEPAAWTIGFNVDLWSTLYGGIVISGVVTFIQLWCTEAKGPVFVTMFNPLSSILVTLLQYFVLGEKLHIGSILGGVIVIMGLYLLLWGKEHDGTQMKLKDPEEPNLQIFPSIENNYKGKS